Proteins co-encoded in one Candidatus Stoquefichus sp. SB1 genomic window:
- a CDS encoding Cof-type HAD-IIB family hydrolase yields the protein METKIAFFDIDGTLVNVPHGLMQPTKETIQALTKFKEMGHKIVIATARGEVPQSVQEISFDGYICNDGHYIRYNNETWIDELFSVEQIEKQLNVYQKYHGRCMFNSRFGQWCSFVDDDLVIQHRQMFQGTSERPTDIHEEFLPEDVKAISCCVLFENTDDLWAAYHELEDELTMVPYDTGLVRMDVYCKGFTKGTACQYVYQKLGINYENTYAFGDGVNDVEMLALVKHGIAMGNAVDVLKETASEITETVDNNGIALAFHKHFGI from the coding sequence ATGGAGACGAAAATAGCTTTTTTTGATATTGATGGAACATTAGTCAATGTTCCTCATGGATTAATGCAACCAACGAAAGAAACAATTCAGGCCTTAACAAAATTCAAAGAAATGGGGCATAAGATTGTTATTGCAACAGCAAGAGGAGAAGTTCCTCAAAGTGTTCAAGAAATTTCGTTTGATGGTTATATATGCAATGATGGACATTATATTCGTTATAATAATGAAACATGGATTGATGAATTATTTAGTGTAGAACAAATAGAAAAGCAATTAAATGTTTATCAGAAATATCATGGGCGCTGTATGTTTAATAGTCGATTTGGGCAATGGTGTTCATTTGTAGATGATGATTTGGTGATTCAACATCGTCAAATGTTCCAAGGCACAAGTGAAAGACCAACAGACATTCATGAAGAATTTTTACCAGAAGATGTTAAAGCGATTAGCTGTTGTGTATTGTTTGAGAATACAGATGATTTATGGGCTGCTTATCATGAATTAGAAGATGAATTGACAATGGTTCCATATGATACAGGCTTAGTCAGAATGGATGTTTATTGCAAAGGATTTACTAAAGGGACTGCTTGTCAATATGTTTATCAGAAATTAGGAATTAACTATGAGAATACATATGCTTTTGGTGATGGTGTGAATGATGTTGAAATGTTAGCATTGGTGAAACATGGAATTGCAATGGGAAATGCTGTTGATGTTTTAAAAGAAACAGCAAGTGAAATAACTGAGACAGTTGATAATAATGGAATCGCTTTGGCATTTCATAAACACTTTGGTATATAG